One Brassica napus cultivar Da-Ae chromosome C4, Da-Ae, whole genome shotgun sequence genomic region harbors:
- the LOC111215104 gene encoding ABC transporter G family member 33 isoform X4, with protein MELAEIGKSMGSSFRSSSSRNEDEAEHALQWAEIQRLPSFKQLRSSLVDEEGDDVEKGKRVVDVTKLGAMERRLMIEKLIKHIENDNLKLLKKIRRRIDRVGVELPSIEVRYKHLSVEAECEVVEGKALPTLWNSLKHIFLELVKLSGVRTHEAKISILNDVSGNINPGRLTLLLGPPGCGKTTLLKALSGNLDKNLKISGEISYNGHGLNEFVPQKTSAYISQHDLHIAEMTVRETIDFSARCQGVGSRTDIMMEVSKREKDGGIIPDPDVDAYMKAISVNGLKRSLQTDYILKILGLDICAETLVGNAMKRGISGGQKKRLTTGEMIVGPTKALFMDEITNGLDSSTAFQIVKSLQQLAHITDATVFVSLLQPAPESYDLFDDIVLMAEGKIVYHGPRGEVLRFFEECGFRCPERKGVADFLQEVISRKDQGQYWLHQDIPYTFLSVDALSRRFKELEIGRKIEDALSKPYDNSKTHKDALSFSDYSLPKWELFRACISREFLLMKRNSFVYLFKTFQLVLSAILTMTVFIRTRMGVDIIHGNSYMSCLFFATVVLLVDGLPELSMTVQRLAVFYKQKQLCFYPAWAYAIPATVLKIPLSFFESLVWTCLTYYVIGYTPEVSRFLRQFMMLFAVHFTSISIFRCIAAIFQTGVASMAAGSFAVLITFVFAGFAIPYTDMPGWLKWGFWVNPIGYAEIGLSVNEFLAPRWQQMQPTNVTLGRTILESRGLNYDDYMYWVSLCALLGQTLLFNTIFTLALSFLKSPTTSRAMISKDKLSELQGTKDSSLNKNKKAIDYTEDSAGKMALPFKPLTITFQDLNYYVDVPAEMRVQGYNEKKLQLLSDITGAFRPGVLTALMGISGAGKTTLLDVLAGRKTSGYIEGEIRINGYFKVQKTFARVSGYCEQTDIHSPNITVEESLIYSAWLRLVPEIDHKTKIRFVKEVLETIELEEIKDAMVGVPGQSGLSTEQRKRLTVAVELVANPSIIFMDEPTTGLDARAAAIVMRAVKNVAETGRTIVCTIHQPSIDIFEAFDELVLLKRGGRMIYTGPLGQHSSHVIQYFESISGVAKIKDNYNPATWMLEVTSQSVEIELNMDFAKIYKESALYNRSNYELAQELSKPDPGSSDLHFERTFAQSWWEQFKSCLWKMSLSYWRSPAYNLMRIFHTLVSSLIFGLLFWKQGQKIDTQQNLFTVLGAIYGLVIFLGVNNCTSALQYFETERNVMYRERFAGMYSAFAFALAQVVTEIPYIFIQSAEFVIIIYPMMGLYGSAYKVFWSLYSMFCNLLSFNYLALFLISITPNFMLAAILQSLFFVAFNLFAGFLIPLPQIPKWWVWLYYLTPPSWSLNVFFSSQYGDIHQEINAFGETTTVARFLEDYFGFHYDRLMTSAIILIAFPVALASMFAFFVAKLNFQKR; from the exons ATGGAGCTTGCAGAGATTGGAAAAAGCATGGGGTCGAGTTTCAGGAGCAGCTCCTCAAGAAACGAGGATGAGGCAGAGCATGCTCTGCAGTGGGCTGAGATCCAAAGATTACCTAGTTTCAAACAACTGAGATCATCTCTGGTCGATGAAGAAGGGGATGATGTGGAGAAAGGGAAAAGGGTCGTTGATGTCACCAAGCTTGGAGCCATGGAACGTCGTCTGATGATTGAGAAGCTGATCAAACACATTGAGAATGACAATCTCAAGCTGCTCAAGAAAATTAGAAGAAGAATAGACAG GGTTGGTGTGGAGCTTCCAAGCATAGAGGTGAGGTATAAGCATCTAAGTGTTGAAGCAGAATGTGAGGTCGTTGAAGGGAAGGCGCTTCCAACTTTATGGAATTCTTTGAAGCACATTTTCTTA gaGTTGGTAAAGCTGAGTGGTGTAAGAACACATGAAGCCAAGATAAGCATACTTAACGATGTTAGCGGCAACATTAACCCTGGAAG GTTAACACTGCTGCTTGGTCCTCCTGGATGTGGAAAAACTACTCTGCTCAAGGCTTTGTCCGGAAACTTGGACAAGAATCTAAAG ATTTCTGGTGAAATCTCTTACAATGGACACGGTCTAAACGAGTTTGTTCCTCAGAAGACATCCGCTTACATAAGCCAACACGATCTGCACATTGCGGAGATGACTGTTAGGGAGACAATAGACTTCTCAGCTCGTTGTCAAGGTGTTGGTAGTCGAACAG ATATTATGATGGAGGTCAGTAAAAGAGAAAAGGATGGTGGAATCATTCCTGACCCTGACGTAGATGCTTACATGAAG GCTATATCGGTTAATGGACTTAAAAGAAGTCTACAAACAGATTACATCTTGAAG ATCCTAGGGCTTGACATATGTGCAGAAACATTGGTTGGTAATGCCATGAAAAGAGGCATATCTGGTGGTCAAAAGAAGCGTCTTACTACAGGAGAGATGATCGTTGGTCCAACAAAAGCTCTGTTTATGGATGAAATCACAAACGGCTTAGACAGCTCCACAGCGTTTCAGATAGTTAAGTCACTTCAGCAGCTGGCTCACATCACCGACGCAACTGTGTTTGTTTCCCTTCTTCAGCCTGCTCCAGAGTCATATGATCTCTTTGACGATATTGTCTTGATGGCTGAAGGAAAAATAGTTTATCATGGTCCAAGAGGCGAGGTCTTGAGGTTCTTTGAAGAGTGTGGGTTTAGATGCCCAGAGAGGAAAGGTGTTGCAGACTTTCTACAAGAG gttaTATCTAGGAAGGACCAAGGACAGTACTGGCTGCACCAGGACATACCCTATACCTTTCTCTCAGTAGACGCGTTGTCCAGGAGATTCAAGGAGTTAGAGATTGGGAGAAAGATTGAGGATGCTCTCTCTAAGCCCTATGATAATTCAAAAACCCACAAGGATGCTCTCTCTTTCAGTGACTATTCTCTTCCAAAGTGGGAGCTGTTCAGAGCATGCATCTCAAGAGAGTTTCTATTAATGAAGAGAAACTCTTTCGTCTACCTCTTCAAGACGTTTCAG CTTGTTCTGTCAGCAATCCTCACTATGACAGTTTTTATTAGAACACGTATGGGTGTAGATATCATTCATGGAAACTCTTACATGAGTTGTCTCTTTTTCGCAACCGTTGTGCTTTTGGTGGATGGTTTGCCAGAGCTGTCTATGACTGTTCAACGTCTTGCCGTGTTCTACAAGCAAAAGCAACTTTGTTTCTATCCAGCTTGGGCTTATGCAATCCCTGCAACCGTGTTAAAgatccctctctctttcttcgaATCTCTCGTTTGGACTTGCCTTACTTACTACGTCATTGGATACACTCCTGAAGTCTCTAG GTTCTTACGTCAGTTCATGATGCTCTTTGCTGTTCACTTCACATCCATATCCATATTCCGATGTATAGCTGCAATCTTTCAGACAGGAGTTGCTTCAATGGCAGCTGGTAGTTTCGCCGTATTAATCACCTTTGTGTTCGCCGGTTTCGCCATCCCATACA CTGATATGCCAGGGTGGCTGAAATGGGGATTCTGGGTGAATCCTATAGGTTACGCAGAGATTGGGCTCTCTGTAAACGAGTTTCTTGCTCCGAGATGGCAGCAA ATGCAACCAACGAATGTTACATTGGGGAGAACCATACTTGAAAGCAGAGGACTGAACTATGATGATTACATGTACTGGGTCTCATTATGTGCCTTGCTGGGACAGACTCTCCTCTTCAATACTATTTTCACTCTAGCTTTGAGTTTCTTGAAAT CTCCCACTACATCTCGCGCTATGATCTCCAAAGACAAGCTCTCTGAGctgcaaggaacaaaagatTCATCACTCAATAAGAACAAGAAGGCAATAGATTACACAGAAGATTCAG CAGGGAAGATGGCCTTACCTTTTAAGCCTCTCACCATAACATTTCAAGATTTGAACTACTACGTTGACGTTCCTGCG GAGATGAGAGTTCAAGGATACAATGAGAAGAAACTGCAGCTTCTCTCAGATATCACCGGAGCTTTCAGACCAGGCGTTCTAACAGCGTTGATGGGGATCAGTGGAGCCGGAAAAACAACTCTACTCGACGTTCTCGCCGGAAGAAAAACAAGCGGATACATCGAAGGAGAGATCAGAATCAACGGATACTTTAAAGTCCAAAAAACCTTCGCAAGAGTCTCAGGCTACTGCGAGCAAACAGATATACACTCACCAAACATCACCGTCGAGGAGTCTCTAATCTACTCAGCTTGGCTCCGTCTAGTTCCAGAAATAGATCACAAAACCAAAATA AGATTCGTGAAGGAAGTTCTTGAGACGATAGAGCTGGAGGAGATCAAGGACGCGATGGTGGGAGTCCCCGGCCAGAGCGGGCTGTCGACGGAGCAGAGGAAGAGGTTGACGGTGGCGGTGGAGTTGGTGGCGAATCCTTCGATCATATTCATGGACGAGCCGACGACGGGGCTGGACGCAAGAGCAGCAGCCATTGTGATGAGAGCTGTGAAGAACGTTGCGGAGACTGGACGTACCATTGTGTGCACTATTCATCAGCCTAGTATCGATATTTTTGAAGCCTTCGACGAG TTGGTACTTCTGAAGAGAGGAGGTCGCATGATTTACACTGGACCACTTGGACAACATTCTTCTCATGTCATACAGTATTTTGAG AGTATCTCTGGAGTTGCTAAGATTAAAGACAACTACAATCCAGCAACATGGATGCTAGAGGTCACTTCACAGTCTGTAGAGATTGAACTCAACATGGATTTTGCAAAAATCTACAAAGAATCTGCTCTCTACAA CAGGAGCAACTATGAGCTTGCTCAGGAGCTGAGCAAACCGGATCCCGGGTCAAGCGATTTACATTTCGAGAGAACTTTTGCGCAGAGCTGGTGGGAACAGTTCAAATCTTGTCTATGGAAGATGAGCTTGTCTTACTGGAGAAGCCCTGCTTACAACTTGATGCGAATCTTTCACACTTTAGTCTCTTCTTTGATCTTTGGTTTACTCTTCTGGAAGCAAGGTCAAAAGAT agaTACTCAACAGAACTTGTTCACAGTTCTTGGAGCCATCTATGGCCTTGTGATATTCTTGGGGGTAAACAACTGCACTTCAGCTTTACAGTATTTTGAGACAGAGCGTAACGTTATGTACCGCGAAAGATTCGCTGGAATGTACTCTGCCTTTGCCTTTGCACTGGCTCAGGTTGTGACCGAGATTCCTTACATTTTCATCCAAAGCGCAGAGTTTGTGATCATAATATATCCTATGATGGGTTTATACGGATCTGCCTATAAAGTCTTTTGGAGTCTCTACTCAATGTTCTGCAACTTACTCTCCTTCAACTACTTAGCATTGTTCCTCATCTCCATCACTCCAAACTTCATGCTCGCAGCTATTCTCCAGTCTCTTTTCTTCGTTGCTTTCAACCTTTTTGCTGGATTCTTGATTCCACTACCG CAAATACCAAAGTGGTGGGTGTGGCTTTACTATCTAACACCTCCCTCTTGGAGTCTCAATGTGTTTTTCTCGTCTCAGTACGGTGATATTCATCAAGAGATCAATGCATTTGGAGAAACCACGACCGTGGCGAGATTCTTAGAGGACTATTTTGGATTCCATTATGATCGTTTGATGACTTCAGCCATTATTCTCATAGCGTTTCCAGTTGCATTGGCTTCTATGTTTGCTTTCTTTGTTGCCAAACTCAACTTTCAGAAACGATGA
- the LOC111215104 gene encoding ABC transporter G family member 33 isoform X3, protein MELAEIGKSMGSSFRSSSSRNEDEAEHALQWAEIQRLPSFKQLRSSLVDEEGDDVEKGKRVVDVTKLGAMERRLMIEKLIKHIENDNLKLLKKIRRRIDRVGVELPSIEVRYKHLSVEAECEVVEGKALPTLWNSLKHIFLELVKLSGVRTHEAKISILNDVSGNINPGRLTLLLGPPGCGKTTLLKALSGNLDKNLKISGEISYNGHGLNEFVPQKTSAYISQHDLHIAEMTVRETIDFSARCQGVGSRTDIMMEVSKREKDGGIIPDPDVDAYMKAISVNGLKRSLQTDYILKILGLDICAETLVGNAMKRGISGGQKKRLTTGEMIVGPTKALFMDEITNGLDSSTAFQIVKSLQQLAHITDATVFVSLLQPAPESYDLFDDIVLMAEGKIVYHGPRGEVLRFFEECGFRCPERKGVADFLQEVISRKDQGQYWLHQDIPYTFLSVDALSRRFKELEIGRKIEDALSKPYDNSKTHKDALSFSDYSLPKWELFRACISREFLLMKRNSFVYLFKTFQVTFFVPCVFFQCSRVRSKETLLALYVLQLVLSAILTMTVFIRTRMGVDIIHGNSYMSCLFFATVVLLVDGLPELSMTVQRLAVFYKQKQLCFYPAWAYAIPATVLKIPLSFFESLVWTCLTYYVIGYTPEVSRFLRQFMMLFAVHFTSISIFRCIAAIFQTGVASMAAGSFAVLITFVFAGFAIPYTDMPGWLKWGFWVNPIGYAEIGLSVNEFLAPRWQQMQPTNVTLGRTILESRGLNYDDYMYWVSLCALLGQTLLFNTIFTLALSFLKSPTTSRAMISKDKLSELQGTKDSSLNKNKKAIDYTEDSGKMALPFKPLTITFQDLNYYVDVPAEMRVQGYNEKKLQLLSDITGAFRPGVLTALMGISGAGKTTLLDVLAGRKTSGYIEGEIRINGYFKVQKTFARVSGYCEQTDIHSPNITVEESLIYSAWLRLVPEIDHKTKIRFVKEVLETIELEEIKDAMVGVPGQSGLSTEQRKRLTVAVELVANPSIIFMDEPTTGLDARAAAIVMRAVKNVAETGRTIVCTIHQPSIDIFEAFDELVLLKRGGRMIYTGPLGQHSSHVIQYFESISGVAKIKDNYNPATWMLEVTSQSVEIELNMDFAKIYKESALYNRSNYELAQELSKPDPGSSDLHFERTFAQSWWEQFKSCLWKMSLSYWRSPAYNLMRIFHTLVSSLIFGLLFWKQGQKIDTQQNLFTVLGAIYGLVIFLGVNNCTSALQYFETERNVMYRERFAGMYSAFAFALAQVVTEIPYIFIQSAEFVIIIYPMMGLYGSAYKVFWSLYSMFCNLLSFNYLALFLISITPNFMLAAILQSLFFVAFNLFAGFLIPLPQIPKWWVWLYYLTPPSWSLNVFFSSQYGDIHQEINAFGETTTVARFLEDYFGFHYDRLMTSAIILIAFPVALASMFAFFVAKLNFQKR, encoded by the exons ATGGAGCTTGCAGAGATTGGAAAAAGCATGGGGTCGAGTTTCAGGAGCAGCTCCTCAAGAAACGAGGATGAGGCAGAGCATGCTCTGCAGTGGGCTGAGATCCAAAGATTACCTAGTTTCAAACAACTGAGATCATCTCTGGTCGATGAAGAAGGGGATGATGTGGAGAAAGGGAAAAGGGTCGTTGATGTCACCAAGCTTGGAGCCATGGAACGTCGTCTGATGATTGAGAAGCTGATCAAACACATTGAGAATGACAATCTCAAGCTGCTCAAGAAAATTAGAAGAAGAATAGACAG GGTTGGTGTGGAGCTTCCAAGCATAGAGGTGAGGTATAAGCATCTAAGTGTTGAAGCAGAATGTGAGGTCGTTGAAGGGAAGGCGCTTCCAACTTTATGGAATTCTTTGAAGCACATTTTCTTA gaGTTGGTAAAGCTGAGTGGTGTAAGAACACATGAAGCCAAGATAAGCATACTTAACGATGTTAGCGGCAACATTAACCCTGGAAG GTTAACACTGCTGCTTGGTCCTCCTGGATGTGGAAAAACTACTCTGCTCAAGGCTTTGTCCGGAAACTTGGACAAGAATCTAAAG ATTTCTGGTGAAATCTCTTACAATGGACACGGTCTAAACGAGTTTGTTCCTCAGAAGACATCCGCTTACATAAGCCAACACGATCTGCACATTGCGGAGATGACTGTTAGGGAGACAATAGACTTCTCAGCTCGTTGTCAAGGTGTTGGTAGTCGAACAG ATATTATGATGGAGGTCAGTAAAAGAGAAAAGGATGGTGGAATCATTCCTGACCCTGACGTAGATGCTTACATGAAG GCTATATCGGTTAATGGACTTAAAAGAAGTCTACAAACAGATTACATCTTGAAG ATCCTAGGGCTTGACATATGTGCAGAAACATTGGTTGGTAATGCCATGAAAAGAGGCATATCTGGTGGTCAAAAGAAGCGTCTTACTACAGGAGAGATGATCGTTGGTCCAACAAAAGCTCTGTTTATGGATGAAATCACAAACGGCTTAGACAGCTCCACAGCGTTTCAGATAGTTAAGTCACTTCAGCAGCTGGCTCACATCACCGACGCAACTGTGTTTGTTTCCCTTCTTCAGCCTGCTCCAGAGTCATATGATCTCTTTGACGATATTGTCTTGATGGCTGAAGGAAAAATAGTTTATCATGGTCCAAGAGGCGAGGTCTTGAGGTTCTTTGAAGAGTGTGGGTTTAGATGCCCAGAGAGGAAAGGTGTTGCAGACTTTCTACAAGAG gttaTATCTAGGAAGGACCAAGGACAGTACTGGCTGCACCAGGACATACCCTATACCTTTCTCTCAGTAGACGCGTTGTCCAGGAGATTCAAGGAGTTAGAGATTGGGAGAAAGATTGAGGATGCTCTCTCTAAGCCCTATGATAATTCAAAAACCCACAAGGATGCTCTCTCTTTCAGTGACTATTCTCTTCCAAAGTGGGAGCTGTTCAGAGCATGCATCTCAAGAGAGTTTCTATTAATGAAGAGAAACTCTTTCGTCTACCTCTTCAAGACGTTTCAGGTTACATTCTTCGTTCCTTGTGTCTTCTTTCAATGTTCTAGGGTTAGGTCTAAAGAAACCCTTCTTGCCCTTTATGTTTTGCAGCTTGTTCTGTCAGCAATCCTCACTATGACAGTTTTTATTAGAACACGTATGGGTGTAGATATCATTCATGGAAACTCTTACATGAGTTGTCTCTTTTTCGCAACCGTTGTGCTTTTGGTGGATGGTTTGCCAGAGCTGTCTATGACTGTTCAACGTCTTGCCGTGTTCTACAAGCAAAAGCAACTTTGTTTCTATCCAGCTTGGGCTTATGCAATCCCTGCAACCGTGTTAAAgatccctctctctttcttcgaATCTCTCGTTTGGACTTGCCTTACTTACTACGTCATTGGATACACTCCTGAAGTCTCTAG GTTCTTACGTCAGTTCATGATGCTCTTTGCTGTTCACTTCACATCCATATCCATATTCCGATGTATAGCTGCAATCTTTCAGACAGGAGTTGCTTCAATGGCAGCTGGTAGTTTCGCCGTATTAATCACCTTTGTGTTCGCCGGTTTCGCCATCCCATACA CTGATATGCCAGGGTGGCTGAAATGGGGATTCTGGGTGAATCCTATAGGTTACGCAGAGATTGGGCTCTCTGTAAACGAGTTTCTTGCTCCGAGATGGCAGCAA ATGCAACCAACGAATGTTACATTGGGGAGAACCATACTTGAAAGCAGAGGACTGAACTATGATGATTACATGTACTGGGTCTCATTATGTGCCTTGCTGGGACAGACTCTCCTCTTCAATACTATTTTCACTCTAGCTTTGAGTTTCTTGAAAT CTCCCACTACATCTCGCGCTATGATCTCCAAAGACAAGCTCTCTGAGctgcaaggaacaaaagatTCATCACTCAATAAGAACAAGAAGGCAATAGATTACACAGAAGATTCAG GGAAGATGGCCTTACCTTTTAAGCCTCTCACCATAACATTTCAAGATTTGAACTACTACGTTGACGTTCCTGCG GAGATGAGAGTTCAAGGATACAATGAGAAGAAACTGCAGCTTCTCTCAGATATCACCGGAGCTTTCAGACCAGGCGTTCTAACAGCGTTGATGGGGATCAGTGGAGCCGGAAAAACAACTCTACTCGACGTTCTCGCCGGAAGAAAAACAAGCGGATACATCGAAGGAGAGATCAGAATCAACGGATACTTTAAAGTCCAAAAAACCTTCGCAAGAGTCTCAGGCTACTGCGAGCAAACAGATATACACTCACCAAACATCACCGTCGAGGAGTCTCTAATCTACTCAGCTTGGCTCCGTCTAGTTCCAGAAATAGATCACAAAACCAAAATA AGATTCGTGAAGGAAGTTCTTGAGACGATAGAGCTGGAGGAGATCAAGGACGCGATGGTGGGAGTCCCCGGCCAGAGCGGGCTGTCGACGGAGCAGAGGAAGAGGTTGACGGTGGCGGTGGAGTTGGTGGCGAATCCTTCGATCATATTCATGGACGAGCCGACGACGGGGCTGGACGCAAGAGCAGCAGCCATTGTGATGAGAGCTGTGAAGAACGTTGCGGAGACTGGACGTACCATTGTGTGCACTATTCATCAGCCTAGTATCGATATTTTTGAAGCCTTCGACGAG TTGGTACTTCTGAAGAGAGGAGGTCGCATGATTTACACTGGACCACTTGGACAACATTCTTCTCATGTCATACAGTATTTTGAG AGTATCTCTGGAGTTGCTAAGATTAAAGACAACTACAATCCAGCAACATGGATGCTAGAGGTCACTTCACAGTCTGTAGAGATTGAACTCAACATGGATTTTGCAAAAATCTACAAAGAATCTGCTCTCTACAA CAGGAGCAACTATGAGCTTGCTCAGGAGCTGAGCAAACCGGATCCCGGGTCAAGCGATTTACATTTCGAGAGAACTTTTGCGCAGAGCTGGTGGGAACAGTTCAAATCTTGTCTATGGAAGATGAGCTTGTCTTACTGGAGAAGCCCTGCTTACAACTTGATGCGAATCTTTCACACTTTAGTCTCTTCTTTGATCTTTGGTTTACTCTTCTGGAAGCAAGGTCAAAAGAT agaTACTCAACAGAACTTGTTCACAGTTCTTGGAGCCATCTATGGCCTTGTGATATTCTTGGGGGTAAACAACTGCACTTCAGCTTTACAGTATTTTGAGACAGAGCGTAACGTTATGTACCGCGAAAGATTCGCTGGAATGTACTCTGCCTTTGCCTTTGCACTGGCTCAGGTTGTGACCGAGATTCCTTACATTTTCATCCAAAGCGCAGAGTTTGTGATCATAATATATCCTATGATGGGTTTATACGGATCTGCCTATAAAGTCTTTTGGAGTCTCTACTCAATGTTCTGCAACTTACTCTCCTTCAACTACTTAGCATTGTTCCTCATCTCCATCACTCCAAACTTCATGCTCGCAGCTATTCTCCAGTCTCTTTTCTTCGTTGCTTTCAACCTTTTTGCTGGATTCTTGATTCCACTACCG CAAATACCAAAGTGGTGGGTGTGGCTTTACTATCTAACACCTCCCTCTTGGAGTCTCAATGTGTTTTTCTCGTCTCAGTACGGTGATATTCATCAAGAGATCAATGCATTTGGAGAAACCACGACCGTGGCGAGATTCTTAGAGGACTATTTTGGATTCCATTATGATCGTTTGATGACTTCAGCCATTATTCTCATAGCGTTTCCAGTTGCATTGGCTTCTATGTTTGCTTTCTTTGTTGCCAAACTCAACTTTCAGAAACGATGA